One Danio rerio strain Tuebingen ecotype United States chromosome 22, GRCz12tu, whole genome shotgun sequence genomic window carries:
- the si:ch211-222k6.3 gene encoding uncharacterized protein isoform X1: MLKIYISKATLCLFLSLIRGVFGADADEVKSVSVTERDFVTLNTDVTEVQKTDQILWMFGPQETRIAEIHKQSIDMFDSNETFGDRLKMNRQTGSLTITDITTELSGLYKLTIITSGGTTYKRFSVTVYAPLPVPVISNNTLSSQKPSPDSRCSVLCSVLNVSAVSLSWYKGNSVLSSISVSDLSIRLSLPLEVEDQDNNTYSCVVNNTITNHTTHLDISQTCHTKTPPAAIFLPLLISALVLAGLAAAMYFLYKKHKEKKS; the protein is encoded by the exons ATGTTGAAGATTTATATTAGCAAAGCCACGTTATGCCTGTTTCTGTCGCTCATTCGAG gtgtgtttggtgctGATGCGGATGAAGTGAAGTCAGTATCAGTGACTGAGAGAGATTTTGTCACTTTAAACACTGATGTTACTGAAGTACAGAAAACTGATCAGATATTGTGGATGTTTGGACCTCAAGAGACTCGTATTGCTGAAATACATAAGCAGAGCATTGACATGTTTGACAGCAATGAGACATTTGGAGACAGACTGAAGATGAACAGAcaaactggatctctgaccatcacagaCATCACAACTGAACTCTCTGGACTTTATAAACTGACCATCATTACCAGTGGAGGAACTACTTATAAGAGATTCAGTGTTACTGTTTATG CTCCTCTTCCTGTTCCTGTAATCAGCAACAATACCTTAAGCAGTCAAAAACCATCCCCAGACTCCAGATGTTCAGTGTTGTGTTCAGTGTTGAATGTGAGcgctgtgagtctctcctggtacaaaggaaacagtgtattgtCCAGCATCAGTGTATCTGATCTCAGCATCCgtctctctctacctctggaggTGGAAGATCAGGATAACAACACCTACAGCTGTGTGGTCAACAACACCATCACAAACCACACCACACATCTGGACATCAGTCAGACCTGCCACACAA AAACTCCACCTGCTGCCATTTTCCTCCCTCTTTTAATTTCTGCTTTAGTTCTGGCTGGACTTGCTGCTGCAATGTACTTCTTATATAAaaagcacaaagaaaaaaaa AGTTGA
- the si:ch211-222k6.3 gene encoding uncharacterized protein LOC100034442 precursor → MLKIYISKATLCLFLSLIRGVFGADADEVKSVSVTERDFVTLNTDVTEVQKTDQILWMFGPQETRIAEIHKQSIDMFDSNETFGDRLKMNRQTGSLTITDITTELSGLYKLTIITSGGTTYKRFSVTVYAPLPVPVISNNTLSSQKPSPDSRCSVLCSVLNVSAVSLSWYKGNSVLSSISVSDLSIRLSLPLEVEDQDNNTYSCVVNNTITNHTTHLDISQTCHTKTPPAAIFLPLLISALVLAGLAAAMYFLYKKHKEKKVDGSKPSTQRLTTAQTEQTDDIEIHYAEATFHLQNKPKNKANGTEEIIYSSVNMIT, encoded by the exons ATGTTGAAGATTTATATTAGCAAAGCCACGTTATGCCTGTTTCTGTCGCTCATTCGAG gtgtgtttggtgctGATGCGGATGAAGTGAAGTCAGTATCAGTGACTGAGAGAGATTTTGTCACTTTAAACACTGATGTTACTGAAGTACAGAAAACTGATCAGATATTGTGGATGTTTGGACCTCAAGAGACTCGTATTGCTGAAATACATAAGCAGAGCATTGACATGTTTGACAGCAATGAGACATTTGGAGACAGACTGAAGATGAACAGAcaaactggatctctgaccatcacagaCATCACAACTGAACTCTCTGGACTTTATAAACTGACCATCATTACCAGTGGAGGAACTACTTATAAGAGATTCAGTGTTACTGTTTATG CTCCTCTTCCTGTTCCTGTAATCAGCAACAATACCTTAAGCAGTCAAAAACCATCCCCAGACTCCAGATGTTCAGTGTTGTGTTCAGTGTTGAATGTGAGcgctgtgagtctctcctggtacaaaggaaacagtgtattgtCCAGCATCAGTGTATCTGATCTCAGCATCCgtctctctctacctctggaggTGGAAGATCAGGATAACAACACCTACAGCTGTGTGGTCAACAACACCATCACAAACCACACCACACATCTGGACATCAGTCAGACCTGCCACACAA AAACTCCACCTGCTGCCATTTTCCTCCCTCTTTTAATTTCTGCTTTAGTTCTGGCTGGACTTGCTGCTGCAATGTACTTCTTATATAAaaagcacaaagaaaaaaaag TTGATGGTTCCAAACCAAGTACGCAAAGACTGACAACAGCCCAGACTGAGCAGACAGATGATATAGAGATACATTATGCCGAAGCAACATTTCACCttcaaaataaaccaaaaaat AAAGCAAATGGGACTGAGGAAATTATATACTCCAGTGTCAACATGATCACATGA